Below is a genomic region from Vibrio nitrifigilis.
GTGGTAAACTAGTCGGTGGCGAACGTGGTGCCGTGGTTGGTGCTATCACAACAATGGGTGTTATTGTCGGTTCAGATATTCCGATGTTTTTAGGGGCGATGATTGTCGGTCCTTTCGGTGGTTGGGCTATTAAAGCATTTGATAAACGCGTAGACGGAAAAGTCAAAAGCGGTTTTGAAATGCTAGTCAACAACTTCTCAGCAGGTATTATCGGCATGATCTGTGCTCTAATCGCCTATATGCTGATTGGTCCATTTGTAAAAACCCTTTCTACCGCACTAGCATCTGGCGTTGACTTTTTAGTGAGTGCTAACCTACTTCCTTTAACGTCGATCTTCGTAGAACCCGCTAAAGTATTGTTCTTAAATAACGCCATTAACCACGGTATCTTTACACCACTCGGAATTCAGCAATCAAAAGAAGTTGGTGAATCCATTTTCTTCTTAATTGAAGCAAACCCAGGTCCTGGTCTTGGTATTTTGTTAGCGTACATGGTCTTTGGTAAAGGCACAGCACGTCAAACAGCAGGTGGGGCATCGATTATCCACTTCTTTGGCGGTATTCACGAAATCTATTTCCCTTACATCCTGATGAACCCACGTCTCATACTCGCGGCAATGGCCGGCGGTATTACCGGTGTATTTACATTAACGATGTTCCACGCTGGTCTCGTATCTCCAGCTTCACCAGGTTCTATCTTTGCCGTATTACTAATGACACCGAAAGATTCAGTTGTGGGTGTACTATGTGCTGTTGCTGGCGCAACCGTTGTATCGTTTGTTGTGGCTTCGATTCTAATGAAATTACAAAAACAAACAGAAGAAGACGATGGTGAAGACAGCTTAGAAAAAGCAAACGCGCAAATGAAAGGAATGAAAGCAACAGCGAAAGGCCAATCAACACAAACTGGCGCGGTAAACGTTGCTGACCTGGCAAGCGTAGCAAAAATCATTGTTGCCTGTGATGCAGGTATGGGCTCTAGTGCGATGGGCGCAAGCATGCTGCGTAAGAAAGTGCAATCTGCAGGCATGGACATTAGCGTAACAAACCTTGCTATTAATAACTTACCTGATGATGTCGATATTGTTATCACTCACAAAGACCTCACAGATAGAGCTCGACACCAAGTGCCAAATGCACTGCATATATCATTAACGAACTTCCTCGACGCATCGTTATATGACAACCTAGTGAACCAACTACAAAGTAAAGAATCAGACTCTACCAACACAGTAGAACAATCTGCAGCGCAACCTACTGAACAACCATCAGTATTCAAAATTGAAGCAAAAAACGTCTGCCTTGGTCTTTCAGCAAGTGATAAAGAAGAAGCCATCCGTTTTGCTGGGAATAAACTGGTTGAACTTGGTTATGTACAACCTTCCTATGTTGATGCCATGTTTGAACGTGAAAAAATGGTATCTACTTACCTTGGAGAATCCATTGCTGTGCCTCACGGCACAATTGAAGCGAAAGAAAGTGTTATCACGACTGGTATCGTAATATGCCAATATCCTGACGGCGTCCGTTTTAACGATGAAGATGATGGCATTGCCAAACTAGTCATCGGTATCGCGGCAAAAAATGACGAACACATTCAGGTAATTACCATGATTACCAATGCACTTGATGATGATGAAGCCATACAAAAGCTGACATCCACTACAAGTGTCAGTGATGTGCTAGAAATTCTTGCGGGTAATCAAGCAGCATAACTTTTCTCATTAGCTCCTGAGTCGTTATTAAATAAGGTCAGTCTCCCCCAGTCTGACCTTAGCACCCGCTTTATTTAAAATTTTAGTTAGGTAAATTATTATGAGTAATGCAATTCATTTTGGTGCAGGGAATATTGGTCGTGGCTTTATTGGTAAATTATTAGCAGATGCAGGCATACATGTTACATTTGCGGATGTTAATAATGATGTTGTAAATAAGTTAAAAGCAGACAATCAATATCAAGTTAAAGTTGTTGGTGAAAATTGTGAATTACATGATGTCACTAATGTCACTGCAATTAGCTCTATTGGTGAAGATATTATTAAAGAGATTACTACCACGGATATTATTACTACAGCGGTAGGTCCTAACGTACTTGATATTATTGCGAAAACAATTGCTAATGGTATTGAAACACGTCTTGAAAACAACAATACCAAATTTTTAAATATTATTGCGTGTGAAAACATGGTCAGAGGTACATCTCACCTCAAAGAGGAAGTATTTAAATATCTAAAACCTGAAATAGTAGAAAAAGCTAATAAATATATTGGGTTTGTTGACTCAGCTGTCGACAGAATCGTCCCGCCAGCCGAAGCTTCTGACAATATTCTCGACGTCACTGTGGAAAGTTTTAGTGAATGGATCGTTGATGAAACCCAGTTTAAGGGTGAGATTCCTAATATACCGGGAATGGAAAAGACTGATAATTTAATGGCTTTTGTCGAACGTAAATTATTCACTTTGAATACAGGTCACTGTGTCACTGCTTATTTGGGTTGTCTAAATGGATTTAAAACTATCCGAGAAGCGATTGAAAATGATATAATTTGCGCACAAGTGAAACGAACAATGCAAGAAAGTGGTGAAGTATTAATTCGCCGTTATGGTTTTGATCGGAATGCACATGCTGCGTATATTGATAAAATTCTCGGCCGCTTTGCGAATCCATATTTAGTTGATGAAGTTGATCGTGTTGGCAGACAACCACTAAGAAAATTGGGCGCTAACGACCGTTTAATTAAGCCGTTACTGGGTACCATTGAGTATGGCACTGAAAATGATGCCCTATTGTCCGGTGTCGCTGCAGCTTTAAAATATACAAACGCAGATGACCCTCAAGCAGTAGAACTGCAAGAATCCATTCAAGCTGTAGGTGTTAAAGAAACGCTGTCTAAGTACACTGGTCTGGATGTTCAAAGTACAGAAGTGGCGAAAGTTGAAGCCAACTACAATCAGCTTTAGTCATTCATTTTTTAGAGGGCACAATGTGCCCTCTCGCTGTTAAGATAACTAGATCCGTAAATGGTAAAACAAATTAACGAATCAGAAATAATTGAAAGACTGAATCTTACACCGTCAGTAAGAGGCTTTTTTATCGCGGCCAGCGAAATCATCGCAGAAGCCGTTGAATCCCTAATGCAACGTATTTTCCTCAAGGATAACTTCGCTGTTCAATCTGTTGTAGGACCTTTATTGCATGACTCAGGTCCACTAGGTGATGTTCAAGTTAGGTTAAAGTTGCTCTACGGTCTTGGTGTGGTAAGCGATAGCGTATTTCACGATATCGAAACGATTATTAAACTTAAAAATCAGTTAAATGCCGATGGCTTAGAACATGAATTTACTGACACTAAAGTCACCAATGCAATCACAACAATAAACGCCATTAAACAGTTACCTCTTCCTCCATTCGAATTACAAGACGTTGAAGGAGAAATCGACTTAGAATTTTATCAACTGCAAGTTCAACGCAGACAACAAATGATTCGCTCTAGTCTCGCTCTTGTTGTGATTGAGATCTGTAATAACCTCAACATTGAAAGCCCTTTCTAATTTCCCTATTGTTCAAGTCATCTTATGAATAAACATCACATGCTTAAAAATTGGTTACGTAAGCATGTGATTGGATGGAGTTACTCAAACTTTACTCAACAATCCATCGCACAAAACTCTCAGGTCTCTTTACCGGCTTGGGGCATGAAGATTATAGTGACACCGTAACTAAAGCTGAGCTTTTATCGGGGTTTAACTCTAACTATATGCGTGTAACGAGTAACAGG
It encodes:
- a CDS encoding MltR family transcriptional regulator → MVKQINESEIIERLNLTPSVRGFFIAASEIIAEAVESLMQRIFLKDNFAVQSVVGPLLHDSGPLGDVQVRLKLLYGLGVVSDSVFHDIETIIKLKNQLNADGLEHEFTDTKVTNAITTINAIKQLPLPPFELQDVEGEIDLEFYQLQVQRRQQMIRSSLALVVIEICNNLNIESPF
- a CDS encoding PTS mannitol transporter subunit IICBA, which produces MVMPNIGAFIAWGIITALFIPTGWIPNANLASLVGPMITYLLPLLIGYTGGKLVGGERGAVVGAITTMGVIVGSDIPMFLGAMIVGPFGGWAIKAFDKRVDGKVKSGFEMLVNNFSAGIIGMICALIAYMLIGPFVKTLSTALASGVDFLVSANLLPLTSIFVEPAKVLFLNNAINHGIFTPLGIQQSKEVGESIFFLIEANPGPGLGILLAYMVFGKGTARQTAGGASIIHFFGGIHEIYFPYILMNPRLILAAMAGGITGVFTLTMFHAGLVSPASPGSIFAVLLMTPKDSVVGVLCAVAGATVVSFVVASILMKLQKQTEEDDGEDSLEKANAQMKGMKATAKGQSTQTGAVNVADLASVAKIIVACDAGMGSSAMGASMLRKKVQSAGMDISVTNLAINNLPDDVDIVITHKDLTDRARHQVPNALHISLTNFLDASLYDNLVNQLQSKESDSTNTVEQSAAQPTEQPSVFKIEAKNVCLGLSASDKEEAIRFAGNKLVELGYVQPSYVDAMFEREKMVSTYLGESIAVPHGTIEAKESVITTGIVICQYPDGVRFNDEDDGIAKLVIGIAAKNDEHIQVITMITNALDDDEAIQKLTSTTSVSDVLEILAGNQAA
- a CDS encoding mannitol-1-phosphate 5-dehydrogenase, which produces MSNAIHFGAGNIGRGFIGKLLADAGIHVTFADVNNDVVNKLKADNQYQVKVVGENCELHDVTNVTAISSIGEDIIKEITTTDIITTAVGPNVLDIIAKTIANGIETRLENNNTKFLNIIACENMVRGTSHLKEEVFKYLKPEIVEKANKYIGFVDSAVDRIVPPAEASDNILDVTVESFSEWIVDETQFKGEIPNIPGMEKTDNLMAFVERKLFTLNTGHCVTAYLGCLNGFKTIREAIENDIICAQVKRTMQESGEVLIRRYGFDRNAHAAYIDKILGRFANPYLVDEVDRVGRQPLRKLGANDRLIKPLLGTIEYGTENDALLSGVAAALKYTNADDPQAVELQESIQAVGVKETLSKYTGLDVQSTEVAKVEANYNQL